In the genome of Etheostoma cragini isolate CJK2018 chromosome 5, CSU_Ecrag_1.0, whole genome shotgun sequence, the window AGGGTGGTTGCTCATGATGAAATTGCCTATTTAAGTGTCGAATGCTTGAACTTGCTACAATGTGATGCAGTACACCAGCAGCATAGTGAGAAAATAATTCTATAAATGATTACATTAATTAAatggtcaaatttaaatgtaGCACAGTCTATTATTACCAAAGGGAAATTCTGGCAGATCGATGAATCCCTGACAGTTGCAGTCGGGGGTGTGGTATGCCAGGGGCTGTACCATGTAGTGAGCCTTCAGCCCGGCCTTCTCCACTCCCTCCTTCatcattttgacagttttcacgCAGGTCAGGGGGTCAAAGTGGCAGTTGACTCCAACAATCTGGGCACCTACATAAGGACACACATTGGTGTGAGCTGAATGTCACAGATAAGCAAAGAAAGAACACTGGTTCAAGAGACAACACCAACTGTGGTTTGCAGTTGTGGTTGCAAGGTTTAGGTTAAATCTATAAGACATTTCGAATTTGGCTGAGTCCTAAAATGATTAACATTTTGGTGCTGGGGACTCAACAAAGCAACTGCCAGAAACAGTTTTGACATGTCAGCTGGTCCCagttaataattcataatacCAGTAGACTACAAACAGATGTGTCTCATTTGATGTCTACCGGTTAGAAATCGTGTCCTTGCCATTACAGGAAACATTGCCTAGTGAGTCACACAGAGAAGACAACATGAGTCCATTTCAACAAGTTTAAAGTGAACTGACACATTTCATGCTTCTCTAACATTTACTTTCAGTTATAACAAGTTACCATCAGTACAGtgaaggtcccatgacatggtgctttttggatactttatatagaccttagtggtcccctaataccaaaTTTTCGCCTTGGTGCAAAATGACTACAGTCAGTCTcgcaatgagctttccttagtgtgtgCCGTTTCTGTGTCTGAAGCTTttgaggagggtgggggggcaaggtggaggctgggggtgtggccttgaccagctgccactttgctcgtttgaaagacacgatgtctctctctcattggtgggccaaattctttgggtaggcaaagcagagaaagggtaagtaaccttgccccttgtgacccCATAAGGtacaagattccagatcggccatctgagctttcattttcttaaagttaGAACAGCATACCCAGGGCTGGGGGGGtacacctgtctctctctctagccactaggggaccatgggcaggctgggggaaggCATATatctgttaaataaaacatcacaaagtgaaattttcatgcaatgggacctttaaagaagaCTGTACCCACCTGCTTTTACCAGCCTAACAGCACACTCTTCAGGTGAGACACCGTGCATGTCTCCGTCTGGGCCGATGCACATGGTAGCAGCCACAGGCTTCCCTGTCTCCTTCAGCACCTCCACAGCCCACACGGCTTCTTCAACATGCTCAAAGTACTGCAGGACAAAGACATCATTACTTTCATACTTGAGAGCatccacaaaaaaatgcataaaatgttgaaattaaatttggcaaagtggttaaaaaaatcTACCTCAGCAATCAGGAAGTCTACGTTTTTCTTGATGAAAACATCCAGCTGTTTCTTCAAGATGCTTTTCACCTCTGTGTCACTCTTGCAGCTCAGGTAGGATGGAGTCTGACAAACTCCCCCGGCAACCAGAGCGTCGCCCTCGTTTGCAACCTCACGGGCCAAATCGCATGCGGCCTCGTTGATCTGAGCTCCCTGCAGAACGAAGCCAAATCATAATGAAACAAAGGGGAGACTCAAAATCACAACCCTGATACACATAAACGTACCATCACTAGTGTTTCTACGAAGAGTGGAAATTGAGATTACCAGTTTATAGATGCTGCTGACAAGCATTGCttccacatttttttactttaactctCAACATTGTTactggtttgagtcattttagtCACTGTTTGAAGGTATGAAAGGGCTGTGATGTCCCATTTAACTTACAGTGAAGGTGACTTTGTTGCCTCTGTTCTCCAGTTTGTCATCACTGGCGTAGAAGGTGAAGGTCTGCATAACATTGGACCCGGCCCTTAGGAACTCCCTGTGCAGCTGTCGCACTGAAATCATCAATCAAATTAATTTGCATGATAAGGtttacaagaaaataaatgtgaacTGTGACACATAAAGCAGAAGGAAGGGTAATTTGCAGGGAACACCTGCAGATGATGACAAGAAGccgttttaatttaaattttaaacttttgaagTACTAAAGTTGGTAAAATGGCGTGTCCTCACCTGCTTCAGGGTGCTC includes:
- the LOC117945058 gene encoding betaine--homocysteine S-methyltransferase 1-like, encoding MAPGKKGILERLDAGEVVIGDGGFVFALEKRGYVKAGPWTPEAAAEHPEAVRQLHREFLRAGSNVMQTFTFYASDDKLENRGNKVTFTGAQINEAACDLAREVANEGDALVAGGVCQTPSYLSCKSDTEVKSILKKQLDVFIKKNVDFLIAEYFEHVEEAVWAVEVLKETGKPVAATMCIGPDGDMHGVSPEECAVRLVKAGAQIVGVNCHFDPLTCVKTVKMMKEGVEKAGLKAHYMVQPLAYHTPDCNCQGFIDLPEFPFGLEPRILSRWDMHKYAREAYNAGIRFIGGCCGFEPYHIRAVAEELGPERGFLPAASEKHGNWGAGLEMHTKPWVRARARRDYWENLKPASGRPLCPSMSTPDGWGVTKGHNDLMQQKEATSQDQLKQLFDRSKSH